In Arthrobacter sp. MN05-02, one genomic interval encodes:
- a CDS encoding putative sensory transduction protein: protein MSDPGVAVVIEDDADVRNLVAAVLKQSGFTVHVAPNGRAGVDLVRTHDATVVTVDVGLPDIDGYEVLRRIRSSSNCYVVMLTSRGDELDTLTALQSGADDYLTKPFRPRELRARIAAMLRRPRAVPEPVAVSPAAMSVPAAAAPAAPAAPAPAPEPSPVLEHNGLALNAAARTVVVDGRDLPLTRSEFDLLAEMLRSSGAVRTKADLVRVVRGDYYGEDTYISDSDERAIEVHIGNLRRKLDEDPKNPRWLQTVRGVGYRLTPARP, encoded by the coding sequence ATGAGCGACCCGGGAGTTGCAGTGGTCATCGAGGACGACGCCGACGTGCGGAATCTCGTGGCTGCGGTCCTGAAGCAGTCGGGGTTCACCGTGCATGTGGCACCCAACGGACGGGCCGGTGTTGACCTGGTCCGCACGCACGACGCGACGGTGGTGACGGTCGACGTGGGTCTGCCCGACATCGACGGGTACGAGGTCCTGCGGCGCATCCGGAGTTCCAGCAACTGCTACGTGGTGATGCTGACGTCACGCGGGGACGAGCTGGACACGCTCACCGCCCTGCAGTCCGGGGCCGACGACTACCTGACGAAGCCTTTCCGCCCGCGGGAGCTCCGCGCCCGGATCGCCGCCATGCTCCGACGTCCCCGTGCGGTCCCCGAACCGGTGGCGGTCTCCCCGGCGGCGATGTCGGTTCCCGCGGCTGCTGCTCCGGCCGCTCCCGCTGCTCCAGCGCCGGCCCCGGAGCCGTCCCCGGTCCTCGAACACAACGGACTGGCGCTGAACGCCGCCGCCCGCACCGTCGTCGTGGACGGGCGGGACCTGCCCCTGACCCGCAGCGAGTTCGACCTGCTGGCCGAGATGCTGCGGAGCAGCGGGGCCGTGAGGACCAAGGCGGACCTGGTGAGGGTGGTCCGTGGGGACTACTACGGCGAGGACACCTACATCAGCGATTCCGACGAGCGGGCCATCGAGGTGCACATCGGGAACCTCCGGCGGAAGCTGGACGAGGACCCGAAGAACCCGCGGTGGCTGCAGACCGTGCGCGGTGTGGGCTACCGGCTCACGCCCGCCCGTCCCTGA
- a CDS encoding two-component sensor histidine kinase, giving the protein MLCQIPLTLIVVILGVTAPLLRPGLMSNRTFELGFSMVLVLLALCVVVPWRELPPGSLLIVPVLDFVAIALIRAGASETQPALGVLAIFPVLWLMRSSLPTWASLSLTVLGSLLITAWPLWGTFDPALMRSYLGILLLPIVMLCIGITVRVMSLNAQAREIEIERKDRELNDLLRAAMDRERVLTAILNTVDVGLTAVDAHGNTTLTNRQQELFNRLAAGHDDDDEEHGNLIFGPDRTTPLTVDRQPIYRALTGETFADQLIWVGDGDAQRALSTAARPIKDADGHLTGALIACSDVTELVEAVTAKDAFISNISHEFHAPLTSVLGYLELVLEDEHPLPSHLRGYVDVAGRNAERVLHLVADLLSTAGDRVRVHPRPVDLAALIEMSVRSNRLRAQKNNVKLKSDVQSPLWTLIDPLRISQVLDNLLSNAIKYSPDGGVVNVRAEETESTIDLHVEDRGMGMTEQEARQVFSRFYRTPGARRADIEGAGLGLAITKSIVESHGGSIDCVSAPGKGSRFTVTLPANGEVSRMHHDSLEESI; this is encoded by the coding sequence GTGCTGTGCCAGATCCCCCTCACACTGATCGTCGTGATCCTCGGCGTCACGGCGCCCCTCCTCCGGCCCGGGCTGATGTCCAACCGGACGTTCGAGCTGGGTTTCTCGATGGTCCTGGTGCTGCTGGCCCTCTGCGTCGTCGTCCCCTGGCGTGAGCTGCCGCCCGGCAGCCTGCTCATCGTCCCGGTGCTCGACTTCGTCGCGATCGCCCTGATCCGGGCCGGCGCTTCGGAGACCCAGCCGGCTCTCGGCGTCCTTGCCATCTTTCCCGTCCTCTGGCTCATGCGCTCCTCGCTGCCCACGTGGGCGTCCCTGTCCCTCACCGTGCTCGGTTCCCTGCTCATCACGGCCTGGCCGTTGTGGGGCACCTTCGACCCCGCGCTCATGCGCTCGTACCTGGGTATCCTGCTGCTGCCGATCGTCATGCTCTGCATCGGCATCACCGTCCGGGTGATGAGCCTCAACGCGCAGGCACGCGAGATCGAGATCGAACGCAAGGACCGCGAACTCAACGACCTCCTGCGGGCCGCGATGGACCGCGAACGCGTCCTGACCGCGATCCTCAACACGGTCGACGTCGGACTCACCGCCGTGGACGCCCACGGCAACACCACGCTCACCAATCGGCAGCAGGAACTCTTCAACAGGCTGGCCGCCGGGCACGACGACGACGACGAGGAGCACGGCAACCTGATCTTCGGGCCGGATCGGACCACCCCGCTGACCGTGGACAGGCAGCCGATCTACCGTGCACTGACGGGCGAGACCTTCGCCGACCAGCTGATCTGGGTGGGCGACGGGGACGCGCAACGCGCACTCTCGACCGCCGCCCGCCCCATCAAGGACGCCGACGGCCACCTCACCGGAGCGCTGATCGCCTGCAGTGACGTGACCGAGCTGGTGGAGGCGGTCACCGCGAAGGACGCCTTTATCTCGAACATCTCCCACGAGTTCCATGCCCCCCTCACCTCCGTGCTCGGCTACCTCGAACTGGTGCTGGAGGACGAGCACCCCCTGCCCTCCCACCTCAGGGGCTACGTCGACGTAGCGGGACGCAACGCCGAGCGGGTCCTGCACCTCGTCGCCGACCTGCTCTCCACCGCGGGAGACCGCGTGCGGGTCCATCCGCGCCCCGTGGACCTTGCAGCCCTGATCGAGATGAGCGTCAGGTCGAACCGGCTGCGGGCGCAGAAGAACAACGTCAAACTCAAGTCCGACGTGCAGAGCCCCCTCTGGACCCTGATCGATCCCCTCCGGATCTCCCAGGTGCTGGACAACCTGCTCTCCAACGCCATCAAGTACTCCCCCGACGGCGGCGTGGTGAACGTCCGCGCGGAGGAGACGGAGTCGACGATCGACCTCCACGTCGAGGACAGGGGTATGGGGATGACGGAGCAGGAGGCCCGGCAGGTCTTCTCCCGCTTCTATCGGACGCCGGGCGCCCGGCGGGCAGACATCGAAGGCGCCGGGCTCGGGCTGGCCATCACGAAGTCGATCGTGGAGAGCCACGGCGGCTCGATCGACTGCGTCAGTGCGCCCGGCAAGGGCAGCCGTTTCACGGTGACTCTGCCGGCCAACGGCGAAGTGAGCCGCATGCATCATGATTCCCTCGAGGAGTCCATCTAA
- the truA gene encoding tRNA pseudouridine synthase A — translation MTTPEPAVLPGDGGLLRVRLDISYDGRPFSGWALQPGFTTVQGILEDALFTLLRRPARLTVGGRTDAGVHARGQVAHVDLTATEWEGMARGRRVDPADAFLRRLTGTINRVLTDGTTGRGRSVRNSVPAVVVRSARPAPAGFDARFSALWRRYSYAIADTTSGQDPLRRHTTLWYPAPLDVPLLNEGAEYLLGMQDFAAFCKPREGATTIRELQRYEFVRGHDGVITATVQADAFCHNMVRALVGSTLRVGSGEMPPSWLAERLAARVKDARSILAAPHPLVLEEIAYPGDDQLGERAALTRSRRTAAHLPASPGPNADD, via the coding sequence ATGACCACGCCAGAGCCCGCCGTCCTGCCAGGGGACGGCGGGCTCCTGCGTGTCCGCCTCGACATCTCCTACGACGGCAGACCGTTCTCGGGATGGGCCCTCCAGCCCGGGTTCACCACCGTGCAGGGCATTCTCGAGGATGCACTCTTCACGCTCCTGCGCCGCCCTGCCCGACTCACGGTGGGCGGCCGGACCGACGCCGGCGTCCATGCCCGCGGCCAGGTGGCCCACGTGGACCTCACGGCGACCGAATGGGAGGGCATGGCGCGTGGCCGTAGGGTCGATCCGGCCGATGCCTTCCTGCGCCGCCTGACGGGCACGATCAACCGCGTGCTGACCGACGGCACGACCGGCCGTGGCCGGTCCGTGCGGAACTCCGTACCAGCCGTCGTCGTGCGGTCCGCCAGGCCTGCACCGGCAGGGTTCGACGCACGCTTCTCCGCGCTCTGGCGCCGCTACAGCTACGCGATCGCGGACACCACGTCGGGGCAGGATCCCCTGCGCCGGCACACGACCCTCTGGTATCCGGCGCCCCTCGACGTCCCGCTGCTCAATGAGGGAGCAGAGTATCTGCTCGGGATGCAGGACTTCGCGGCGTTCTGCAAGCCCCGCGAGGGTGCCACCACCATCCGCGAGCTGCAGCGCTACGAGTTCGTCCGGGGGCACGACGGCGTCATCACGGCGACCGTGCAGGCGGACGCCTTCTGCCACAACATGGTGCGTGCGCTCGTCGGGTCGACGCTGCGCGTGGGGTCGGGGGAGATGCCGCCGAGCTGGCTGGCCGAACGGCTCGCGGCGCGGGTCAAGGACGCCCGGTCCATCCTGGCCGCTCCGCACCCGCTCGTGCTCGAGGAGATCGCCTATCCCGGCGACGATCAGCTGGGCGAACGCGCAGCGCTGACCCGGTCCCGACGCACGGCCGCGCACCTTCCGGCGTCACCAGGTCCGAACGCCGACGACTGA
- a CDS encoding hypothetical protein (possible pseudo due to frameshift): MALPIEDLELTVRSYNCLKREGIHSVGELVARSEADLMDIRNFGAKSIDEVKAKLVELGLSLKDSPPGFDLAARAAAIEEDDAAYGDEEL; the protein is encoded by the coding sequence ATGGCACTGCCGATCGAGGACCTCGAACTGACGGTCCGCTCGTACAACTGCCTCAAGCGTGAGGGCATCCACTCCGTGGGTGAACTCGTTGCACGCTCCGAGGCGGACCTCATGGACATCCGCAACTTCGGTGCCAAGTCCATCGACGAGGTCAAGGCGAAGCTCGTCGAGCTCGGTCTCTCCCTGAAGGATTCCCCTCCCGGGTTCGACCTTGCCGCCCGCGCTGCTGCCATCGAAGAGGACGACGCCGCCTACGGCGACGAAGAGCTCTAA
- a CDS encoding hypothetical protein (possible pseudo due to frameshift), with translation MLIAQRPTLTEEVVADNRSRFVIEPLEPGFGYTLGNSLRRTLLSSIPGAAVTSIRIDGVLHEFTTVPGVKEDVTEIILNIKNLAVSSEHDEPVVAYLRKQGPGVVTAADIAPPAGVEFHNPDLHIATLNSKGKFELELTIERGRGYVSASQNKSGDSEIGRIPVDSIYSPVLKVTFRVEATRVEQRTDFDKLIVDVETKDAIAPARRRRLGRHHPGGAVRSRPRAEHRRRGHRDRSVADGRSARCRHGTADRGPRTDGPLVQLPQA, from the coding sequence GTGCTCATTGCACAGCGCCCCACCCTGACTGAAGAAGTAGTCGCCGACAACCGCTCACGGTTCGTCATCGAACCCCTCGAGCCCGGCTTCGGCTACACCCTCGGCAACTCGCTCCGCCGCACGCTGCTCTCCTCGATCCCCGGTGCAGCAGTCACCAGCATCCGCATCGACGGCGTGCTGCACGAATTCACCACGGTTCCCGGGGTGAAGGAGGATGTCACCGAGATCATCCTGAACATCAAGAACCTCGCCGTCTCCTCGGAGCACGACGAGCCCGTCGTTGCCTACCTGCGCAAGCAGGGCCCCGGCGTCGTCACCGCTGCGGACATCGCGCCCCCCGCTGGTGTCGAGTTCCACAACCCGGACCTCCACATCGCGACCCTCAACTCGAAGGGCAAGTTCGAGCTCGAACTGACCATCGAGCGTGGCCGCGGCTACGTGTCCGCCTCGCAAAACAAGTCCGGCGACTCCGAGATCGGCCGCATCCCGGTCGACTCGATCTACTCGCCGGTCCTGAAGGTCACCTTCCGCGTGGAAGCGACCCGTGTGGAGCAGCGCACCGACTTCGACAAGCTGATCGTCGACGTCGAGACGAAGGACGCCATCGCCCCCGCGCGACGCCGTCGCCTCGGCCGGCACCACCCTGGTGGAGCTGTTCGGTCTCGCCCGCGAGCTGAACACCGCCGCCGAGGGCATCGAGATCGGTCCGTCGCCGACGGACGCAGCGCTCGCTGCCGACATGGCACTGCCGATCGAGGACCTCGAACTGACGGTCCGCTCGTACAACTGCCTCAAGCGTGA
- the rpsK gene encoding 30S ribosomal protein S11, with protein MPPKTRGAVRKPRRKDKKNIALGQAHIKSTFNNTIVSITDPSGAVISWASAGEVGFKGSRKSTPFAAQMAAEAAAKRAQEHGVKKVDVFVKGPGSGRETAIRSLQATGLEVGSISDVTPSAHNGCRPPKRRRV; from the coding sequence ATGCCCCCCAAGACTCGTGGAGCGGTTCGTAAGCCGCGTCGCAAGGACAAGAAGAACATCGCGCTCGGTCAGGCGCACATCAAGAGCACCTTCAACAACACCATCGTGTCCATCACGGACCCCAGCGGAGCGGTCATCTCCTGGGCCTCCGCCGGTGAGGTCGGCTTCAAGGGCTCACGCAAGTCGACCCCGTTCGCTGCGCAGATGGCTGCAGAGGCCGCTGCCAAGCGCGCCCAGGAGCACGGCGTCAAGAAGGTCGACGTCTTCGTCAAGGGTCCGGGATCGGGACGCGAGACCGCTATCCGCTCGCTGCAGGCCACCGGCCTCGAGGTCGGATCCATCTCCGACGTCACCCCGAGCGCGCACAATGGCTGCCGCCCGCCCAAGCGCCGCCGCGTCTAG
- the rpsM gene encoding 30S ribosomal protein S13, which produces MARLAGVDIPREKRVVIALTYIYGVGKTRAEKTIVDTGISPNTRVKDLTDAELVQLRDYIEGNFKVEGDLRREVAADIRRKVEIGSYEGIRHRRGLPVRGQRTKTNARTRKGPKRTVAGKKKVGR; this is translated from the coding sequence ATGGCACGTCTCGCTGGCGTAGACATCCCCCGCGAAAAGCGGGTAGTCATCGCGCTTACCTATATCTACGGCGTGGGCAAGACCCGTGCAGAGAAGACGATCGTCGACACGGGGATCTCCCCGAACACGCGCGTCAAGGACCTCACCGACGCCGAGCTGGTCCAGCTCCGCGACTACATCGAAGGCAACTTCAAGGTCGAGGGTGACCTCCGCCGCGAGGTCGCGGCCGACATCCGCCGCAAGGTGGAGATCGGCAGCTACGAAGGCATTCGGCACCGCCGCGGCCTTCCCGTACGTGGACAGCGTACGAAGACAAACGCACGTACCCGCAAGGGTCCGAAGCGTACGGTCGCAGGCAAGAAGAAGGTCGGACGCTAA
- the infA gene encoding translation initiation factor IF-1: MAKKDGVIEIEGTVNEALPNAMFRVELANGHIVLAHISGKMRQHYIRILPEDRVVVELSPYDLTRGRIVYRYK, translated from the coding sequence ATGGCCAAGAAAGACGGTGTCATTGAGATTGAAGGCACTGTGAACGAGGCGCTGCCCAACGCGATGTTCCGCGTTGAGTTGGCCAACGGTCACATTGTTCTCGCCCACATCTCGGGAAAGATGCGCCAGCACTACATTCGAATCCTTCCTGAGGACCGGGTCGTAGTGGAACTCAGCCCGTACGACCTCACCCGGGGCCGTATTGTCTACCGCTACAAATAA
- the map_3 gene encoding methionine aminopeptidase, with amino-acid sequence MFRQPKVEYKTPSQMLVMREAGLVLSEALDRTVAAAAVGVTTAQLNDVFEGVLREKGATSNFRGYHGFPASICTSVNHEVVHGIPGGYTLQDGDIISIDGGAVVRGWHSDSARTVIVGSARPEDVRLSDVTEEAMWRGIAALASARFVGDIGAAIDDYVSSVPGPALGILEDYVGHGIGTQMHQAPDVLNYRSSNRGPKVRPGLCLAIEPMLVQGNLETAVLDDDWTVVTTDGQRASQWEHSVAVHDGGIWVLSAPDGGASRLEPLGVTPVPLSA; translated from the coding sequence ATGTTCCGCCAGCCCAAGGTCGAGTACAAGACCCCCAGCCAGATGCTCGTGATGCGCGAGGCCGGTCTGGTGCTCTCCGAGGCGCTGGACCGGACGGTCGCGGCCGCGGCGGTCGGCGTCACGACCGCGCAGCTCAACGACGTGTTCGAAGGCGTGCTGCGGGAGAAGGGCGCGACGTCGAACTTCCGCGGCTACCACGGGTTCCCGGCCAGCATCTGCACGTCCGTGAACCACGAGGTGGTGCACGGCATCCCGGGTGGCTACACGCTGCAGGACGGCGACATCATCTCGATCGACGGTGGCGCGGTGGTCCGTGGATGGCACTCCGATTCCGCGCGCACCGTGATCGTCGGATCAGCGCGGCCGGAAGACGTGCGCCTGTCGGACGTCACCGAGGAAGCCATGTGGCGCGGCATCGCGGCGCTCGCATCGGCCCGGTTCGTGGGTGACATCGGAGCGGCCATCGACGACTACGTCTCGTCGGTGCCCGGCCCGGCGCTCGGGATCCTGGAGGACTACGTCGGTCACGGCATCGGGACGCAGATGCACCAGGCGCCCGACGTCCTCAACTACCGCAGCTCGAACCGGGGCCCGAAGGTCCGCCCGGGACTGTGCCTCGCCATCGAGCCGATGCTCGTGCAGGGGAACCTGGAGACAGCAGTCCTCGACGACGACTGGACGGTCGTGACCACCGACGGCCAGCGTGCGTCGCAGTGGGAACACAGCGTCGCGGTGCACGACGGCGGTATCTGGGTCCTGTCCGCACCCGACGGGGGAGCCTCCCGGCTGGAGCCCCTCGGAGTCACCCCGGTTCCCCTGAGCGCCTGA
- the adk gene encoding adenylate kinase, protein MLIIGPPGSGKGTQAARISERLGVVAISTGDIFRDNVKRETPLGVEAKKFMDAGDFVPDSVTNSMVRDRLAADDVREGFLLDGYPRTASQVVELDDILRENDLELDVVLQLTADDEELVKRLLGRAKLDGRSDDNEQVIRHRLGLYHDQTEVVVSRYDERGIVTKVDGIGSIDDVTERVMAALKVAS, encoded by the coding sequence ATGCTGATCATCGGTCCCCCCGGATCGGGCAAGGGCACCCAGGCCGCACGGATCTCCGAGCGCCTCGGCGTCGTCGCGATCTCGACCGGCGACATCTTCCGCGACAACGTGAAGCGGGAGACCCCGCTCGGCGTCGAGGCGAAGAAGTTCATGGACGCGGGCGACTTCGTTCCGGACAGCGTCACCAACAGCATGGTGCGTGACCGCCTCGCGGCCGACGACGTGCGCGAGGGCTTCCTCCTCGACGGCTACCCCCGCACGGCCTCGCAGGTGGTGGAGCTCGACGACATCCTCCGCGAGAACGACCTCGAGCTCGACGTCGTGCTGCAGCTGACCGCGGACGACGAGGAGCTCGTCAAGCGCCTCCTCGGCCGTGCGAAGCTCGACGGGCGCTCGGACGACAACGAGCAGGTCATCCGCCACCGCCTCGGGCTCTACCACGACCAGACCGAGGTGGTGGTGTCGCGGTACGACGAGCGCGGCATCGTCACGAAGGTCGACGGCATCGGCAGCATCGACGACGTCACCGAGCGCGTCATGGCCGCCCTCAAAGTCGCGAGCTAG
- the secY gene encoding protein translocase subunit SecY, whose protein sequence is MRRKLLFTLGIITIFRLGAFIPAPGVDYGNVQQCLELGNTEGGLYQFVNLFSGGALLQVSIFALGIMPYITASIITQLLRVVIPRFQELHQEGAQGQSRLTQYTRYLTIALGLLNATTLVSLARSGALLGNCPVPLIPDDSIITIILLIITLTAGTGLIMWMGELITEKGVGNGMSLLIFTAIAAGFPTSLGEILRTQGATVFSFVLAMGVVVVALVIFVEQSQRRIPVQYAKRMVGRRTLGGSSTYIPIKVNMAGVIPVIFASSMLYLPSLIAQFNTPQDGTAPAGWVNWITTYLTSGDHPLYMAMYFLLIVFFTYFYVAITFNPDEVSENMKKYGGFIPGIRAGRPTAEYLQYVLSRITLPGAIYLGLVALIPLIALVAIGANQNFPFGGTSILIMVGVGLETVKQIDAQLQQRHYEGLLR, encoded by the coding sequence TTGCGGCGCAAGCTGTTGTTCACGCTGGGAATCATCACCATCTTCCGTCTCGGGGCCTTCATCCCCGCTCCCGGGGTCGACTACGGCAACGTGCAGCAGTGCCTCGAACTCGGCAACACCGAGGGCGGCCTCTACCAGTTCGTCAACCTCTTCAGCGGCGGAGCCCTCCTGCAGGTCTCCATCTTCGCGCTGGGCATCATGCCCTACATCACGGCGAGCATCATCACGCAGCTGCTCCGGGTGGTCATCCCCCGTTTCCAGGAGCTGCACCAGGAAGGCGCGCAGGGCCAGTCCCGGCTCACCCAGTACACGCGCTACCTGACGATCGCGCTCGGCCTGCTCAACGCGACCACCCTCGTGTCGCTCGCCCGCTCCGGCGCACTGCTCGGCAACTGCCCCGTGCCCCTGATCCCGGACGACTCCATCATCACGATCATCCTCCTGATCATCACGCTGACCGCCGGCACCGGCCTCATCATGTGGATGGGCGAGCTCATCACCGAGAAGGGCGTGGGCAACGGCATGTCGCTGCTCATCTTCACCGCCATCGCCGCCGGCTTCCCGACCTCGCTCGGTGAGATCCTCCGCACCCAGGGCGCCACGGTGTTCTCCTTCGTCCTCGCGATGGGCGTCGTCGTCGTCGCGCTGGTCATCTTCGTGGAGCAGTCGCAGCGACGCATCCCGGTGCAGTACGCCAAGCGCATGGTGGGCCGCCGTACCCTGGGCGGCAGCAGCACCTACATCCCGATCAAGGTCAACATGGCCGGTGTCATCCCCGTGATCTTCGCGTCCTCGATGCTCTACCTGCCCAGCCTGATCGCACAGTTCAACACCCCCCAGGACGGTACCGCGCCGGCCGGGTGGGTCAACTGGATCACCACGTACCTGACCAGTGGCGACCACCCGCTGTACATGGCGATGTACTTCCTGCTGATCGTGTTCTTCACCTACTTCTACGTAGCGATCACGTTCAATCCGGACGAGGTGTCCGAGAACATGAAGAAGTACGGCGGATTCATCCCCGGCATCCGTGCGGGCCGTCCCACCGCCGAGTACCTCCAGTACGTGCTGTCGCGCATCACGCTGCCCGGCGCCATCTACCTGGGCCTCGTCGCCCTGATCCCGCTGATCGCCCTGGTGGCCATCGGTGCGAACCAGAACTTCCCGTTCGGTGGCACCTCGATCCTGATCATGGTGGGCGTCGGCCTCGAGACCGTAAAGCAGATCGACGCACAGCTCCAGCAGCGTCACTACGAAGGGTTGTTGCGTTGA
- the rplO gene encoding 50S ribosomal protein L15 has translation MAENNTAAPVAGEEKAERVHALKVHHLRPAPGAKTAKTRVGRGEGSKGKTAGRGTKGTAARYQVKAGFAGGQLPLHMRLPKLRGFKNPFRVEFQVVNLDKLSELYPDGGDVTVESLVANGAVRKNQPVKVLGTGELTVAVNVAVDAFSASAAEKIVAAGGTVTEL, from the coding sequence ATGGCAGAGAACAACACTGCGGCTCCGGTCGCAGGCGAGGAAAAAGCAGAGCGCGTCCACGCACTGAAGGTCCACCACCTGCGTCCCGCACCCGGAGCCAAGACGGCGAAGACCCGTGTCGGCCGTGGTGAGGGTTCGAAGGGTAAGACCGCCGGCCGTGGAACCAAGGGAACTGCAGCCCGCTACCAGGTGAAGGCAGGATTCGCCGGCGGCCAGCTGCCGCTGCACATGCGCCTTCCCAAGCTGCGCGGCTTCAAGAACCCGTTCCGCGTCGAGTTCCAGGTCGTGAACCTGGACAAGCTCTCCGAGCTGTACCCCGATGGCGGCGACGTCACGGTGGAGAGCCTGGTGGCGAACGGCGCCGTCCGCAAGAACCAGCCCGTCAAGGTGCTCGGCACCGGCGAGCTCACCGTGGCAGTCAACGTCGCGGTCGACGCCTTCTCCGCATCCGCTGCGGAGAAGATCGTCGCTGCAGGCGGGACCGTCACCGAGCTGTAG